ATAGCGATTATTATTATTTTCAAGCGAAGGTATATAATTAGCTTTTCCACACCTATATTCAAATTGGAATTGCAACAATAAAATGGACACCTAGTTAAGCTGCAATATTTTGTTTATTTATTTTTCTAGTAAACTCCTCTGGTGATAAGTATCCTAAGGCAGAATGTTGCCTTTTTCGGTTGTACCAAGTCTCAATATATTCAAAGACAATAAGCGCAGCTTGCTTCCTGTGAGCGAATTTATGCTGATATATACATTCCGCTTTCAGTGTCTTGAAAAAACTTTCAGCGACAGCATTATCCCAGCAATTTCCCTTTCTACTCATGCTTCTTATGATGAGTGGATTTTTTTCCACCATAGAGCTGAACTCATGACAGGCATACTGTACGCCACGATCGGAATGGAATATTAGTTTCTGGGTGATTGGCCTTGCTTTTTGTGCCATTTTAAAAGCAGAAATCACCGTATCTACCGCATTCATAGTCTCACTTAAAGCCCATCCAATTACTTTTCGATCTCCCAGATCGATTACAGTTGTCAGATACAACCATCCCTGCTGCGTTTTGATGTAAGTGATGTCTGATACCCATACTGCACCAAGTGTTCCCGGTTTAAAATCACGGTCCAATATATTCTCCGGTACCGAAAACTTATGGGTGGAGTCTGTGGTCACCTTAAATTTTTTCTTGACAATACTTCTTAACCCGGCCTTTCTCATCAGTTTGGCTACCCTCACTCTGGATATTTTAATATTCTTTTTGTGTAGTTCTCTGGTAATACGCGGACTGCCGTAAGTATTTTTACTTCTTATAAATGCATCCTGGATTTCCATAGTAATCTGTTGGTTTTCAATACTTCTATTTGAAGGGATACCCTTTAAAAAGTTGTAGTAGCCCGCTCTGCTCACCTTGAACACCTGACACATCTTCTCGACTGAAAATATTTCCCTATTGTCCCTTATGAACCTGAATATTTGGTGTCGCTCTTGGAGAAGATGCTTACAGCCTTCTTTAATATATCCCGTTCCATCTGTGTCTCCCGAAGTTCTTTTCTTAATCGTGCTAACTCCTGTTCACTCTCACTCAAGATAACTTTTCCATTCCCAGAGAAACTACTTCCTTGTTTTACAGAATGTTCCTTTCGCCACCTATACAATAATGCTGGGCTAATATCCAGTTCCCTAGCCAGCGCGCTAAGGTCGCTACGCGTGTTGCTCAGTTCAACGCTCATCAGTTTGAACTCTTTGGTATAAACTTTTCTTTCTCTTGACATAAGTCTGTTAAGTTATTAAATTCTCTTAACTTAATGTCCAGTCAAATGTAGCAACTTCAAATCAACTATCTATTACTTTTCTAAGTTTCTTTCTGAACACTAGAAATTCAACAACAGTACATAATAAATAGATTATTGAAAAGTATAACAGCATTTTTAATGGAATCAGCGTTACACTATATTGGTAAATATCAACCAAAATAGCGACAGCTAGAAAAACAACACACAAGAACGGAATTCCGGAAAATGTCAATAAGGACAAAAAATAACTGTTCCTAATTTTTTCAATTTGATTTAGAAAAAACAACAAGGTACTAATACAAATAGCAACAACATATAGCATTGAAAACCCAAGACTTAGAAACAAATCCATAATACTAAGAAAACTATCAAAAAGAGTTGTACCGGTAGGCTCTAATCCACTAATAACAATTCTATAAAGGATAAATAATATAACACATAGTAGAAGATTAAACAGCGAAAACCTAAATATAATTTTTTTCATATATTTCCAAGTATACATTCAAAATATAAACCCCCGTTAAGTAGTTTCAATTATTTCTAAGACTTTTTTCAAAGTATTAATCACAGTGATTAACGCTAAATTCAATTTAAAACTACGTTATTTTTCACTATAACGAACCACAATCTTATATTCGATGTACATCATTTAAGATTCGTTTGTATGATATGACTATCGTTATATGTAAATGCACTAAAAGATAATCTGCTTGCGATAAACCCATCGGTTTGTTGCTCTGTTCGCTCTTATTTACTAACTTCAGCAACAATATAGAAAAGTATAAGGAAAATCTCAACGGCATTCACAAACGTGGATTAAGAACAGAGATAATTTAGCGACTTAATTCAACGATACATGAATAAAAATGAGATAACATTATCTATCTTCAATAGTAAATATACCTTTTGGGCATCACTAATCACCATATTTATTTTATTCCCTTTTTCGATAGTATTCATTAAAGCAATTGGTGTTAAATATACTGTAAATCTAACCCAGCTAATCATTGCAGTCTTGAGTGTAGTTTTTGGGCTTCTAATTATTGTTATGAAAAGTACCATGCAGATAATTTCTTTTATGAAATCTGGAGACAAATTTTACATGAAAGATAGTAGTGGGAATGAAATTGATCTACCGACTAATACAACCTATAATATCTACAACTATAATTCGAAAAAGGCTTTTATGCTAAGAATTACAACCCAAACCGGTACACACTATTGTTTATCTCCGGATATAAATATGAAATCAAGTATAGCGGTTTTTTTTGCAAAGTTTCAAAAAAAAACGAACCGAAAGGATACTTATGTTAGGGCATACCCTTACGTAATCTGTTTCGCTTATGTTATTATAAGTATCGTTTTTGGGTTGTTTATTTAATAATTGAATATTAATAAACTCTCCCAACCCCCTTTTAGAATATATGTAACTACATCCAAGTAAAGTTGGTCCATAAATTCATTGTTACAACGCTAACCTATCATTATGCTTCACTATAAGATATTTCATAAGCTATTTCTTTGTCATTAAGACTCATCAAAAACAGTATTTAATAAATACCTGTTGACTCCCCATATTTTTCTAAACAAACTGCATCCGCTATCCCATAAAGTATCTGTTCCGTAAAATCACTAACATTATGGGGTATTTTCTCTGGCTTATCTAAAATTTCAAAATAGAAATTTTCACCATTACTCACCACCCAGTTTGCAATATCTTCCCTCCCGTCTTCTGACTCTTCCATATAATCAGTGAATGGTTCACACTGTAATTCAATAGAAGCGTCCACAAATTCTTCCTGAAACCTAATTATTTCCTCTTTAGAAAAAGAAATAAGAATCTCTTTCAACTTTTCCCTACTAAGTGCTGCCTTTTCTACAATAGCCCAAAACCATTTGGATGTTTCAATATTTTCCATTTATATATTTTGTGAGTCAATTTTAATCATTTTTTCAAGCTTTCTATCATTCGTTTGCTACTGAATTTCTTGGTACAGATAGTTCCGATGTCTTATTTAAGCTTCCAACTCTGTTTGTCCTTTTGTCTTTCTGAATTCAGTCAAGCTCATTATATGCCGCTTTTTAAAGAATTTATTGAGATGGCTTTCGTCGGAAAAGCCAAATTCGGAAACAATTTCGTTAACCCGCATATCGCTGAAAAGAAGTCTATGCTCAATCAATCTCATTTTATAATTCAATATATAATGCTGTATAGTTTCACCACATTGCTTTTTAAAGTAGCTACCGAGATAGCTTTCAGAGAAACCAAATTTTTGTGCTATCGAAGAAACCTTTAACAGGGCTGGATCATGGATGTTTCCTTGGATATAATTAATGATATCCAAGGCCCTCTTGTCTGTATTAGAGGCTACATGCTCTACTCTCATCTTTGAAATATTGCGTGCAGCAATTACAATAATAGCATTCACATAGTGTAGTGTCAGCTCTTCATGGAAGAGGTCTGGATGATTGATATTGTGAAGAAGCGACGATACAATCGAATCAACCAAAATAACATCAGGTTTATTCTGTAAGATGCACCCCGACAAATAGGAAGCACCGTATAATAGGCACTCCATAGAATTAATACTGTTCCATTTGTAATCCTTAACATAACGTTCGCTAAACTTGATAAGCAAAAGTTCCGTTTTCTCGACAATTTCCAAATAGTGCTGATCATTTGGTGTAAGGAGGATCAGGCTGCCTTCGCTGTATGAGGCTGTATTGTTATTTATCTTAAGGAATCCTTTTCCACAAATCACATATATGATTTGAAAAAAAGAGAACTGATTGTCTTTTAGTGGACAGTTTACCTCCTTATGATGCTCTACTTTGACCAATTGGTCGATATTCTCGCGTTTCATCATGTAAAAATACCTATTTATCATTAAAATATACTGATTTTTTAGAATTTTTCTGTTCAAATTTGCTATATATAAATTTTAGACATCAATGAAAAATTCGATCTACGTCCTGGCTCTGGGCGCTTTTGGCATAATCACCACTGAATTTGGGATAGTTGGCATCCTTCCAACGATTAGTCGGCAATTCCAGGTATCAATAGATACTGCGGGGTGGTTGCTTAGTACTTTTGCCATAACTGTCGCAGTCTCCTCTCCTTTTATCACTTCATTCACGACCAAAATAAATCGAAAACTCCTTTTGTGTTTGGTTATGAGCATATTCGTTTTCTCAAACTTAATCTCAGCATTTTCTTCAAATTTCTCGATACTCATGGTCGCCCGTATACTACCAGCCATTTTACATCCCCTATTCTGGAATATCTCTATTGCAATAGCCTTTAAAAACAGTGGCGCAAAAGGCGTTTCTACAGTGATGTTAGGGCTAAGCTTAGCTACAGTATTAGGTATTCCATTAACGACATATGCTGTAGATCTCTTCCACAATTGGCAGGCTTCGTTCTTCCTCAGTAGCGCAATCAGTTTGATTGCCTTTATCGGTCTATTACTCTTCATACCTTCTATCCCAGCAGATAACTCGAAGTCTACACAGAATCAGATATCCGTTCTAAAAAGTCCACAATTGTGGCTCAATCTGATTTCTACCATTTGTACATTAGCAGCAATGTTCTCAAGTTATACTTATCTTACTGCCTATCTTGAGCAAATTACAAAAATGGATGGGGCTCAGATCAGTATCATGTTGCTTCTTTTTGGTGGCATGGGAACTTTAGGAAACTGGCTTATGGGGTTAGCCCTGAATAGAAATGTGTTATTGACTGCAAGACTTTTTTTGGCTTCTTTAATTACAGTACAGGTTTTAGCTTACTACCTTGGTGGAATCTTTACGCCAATGGTCGTTATCGTTTCCCTTTGGGGAATGATTCATACGGGGGGCTTTTTAGTTTCAAATATCAGAACAACACAGTCTGTTCCTCATCATGCCTTAGAATTTGTGAATAGCTTACTTACTTCATCATTCAATATCGGCATATCCTTAGGTGCATTTCTCGGTGGTGTAATAAGCGCGTATTACGGAGTTCATTATGTTTTATGGGTAAGTATTCTGTTACTCGCTGTAACATTCGCTATGAGTTTTGTCAGTTTTCCAAAAGAAAATACAAAAAGTGAAGGAACAATGCACACAAAACTTGCTCCATCGGTCTGTGAATAAACGCTGAAACCATATCAACTGCTTTGTGGTGCAACTTAAGCAACCTCCGGCAACGGAAAGGTTGCTTTTGTGTATTCTAACATAGAATAATTAAAGAATTGCTATAGAAATAAACGACAATAGAAAGCACAATCGATACTTTATAAAACAAATACAAAATTTACCCGAAGCAATTACTACTGTCTTAAATTTGCTATTTTTATCCCTATGGAAGAATCTTTGAAACAACTCTTTAAGGAAAAAATATACTCATATCATAAAATTTCACAAGTTTCATTTGAGAATCTTTTAAAAATAGCAACAGTTGTGAACCTCGAAAGAAATCAAGTACTTGTGCAACAGGGTTCCATTGGACGTGAGTTTTGCTTTTTGCACACAGGTTATTTAAGAGCATATATAAGTGATGAAAAGGGACAAATTTATAACAAGAATATTGCTGTTGGGGGTGACTTTGTCGCATCGACAGTTTCCTGCATTCTAAATCGTCCCTCAAAATTTACCCTTCAAGCCATAACCCACTGTTCATTATTGAGTCTTTCCTATAAAAAGTTCAGAGAACTGCTTTTCCAAACAGATGACCTAAAATCCTTTTATATTAATTATCTTGAAAAGAATTGGGTCATCGATAAAGAAGAACGAGAAGTATCCATCGTCATGGAGGAAGCTCAAATTAGATATGAGAAATTTTTAAAATGTCATTCTATTATAGAGAACTACGTACCCTTACGGGATATCGCTTCCCATCTCGGTATTACCCCCACTCAGCTTAGCAGAATTCGTAAGCAGTTAAAATAATATTTTTATCAACATATGTAAAGCACTATGCGATCTCAGTCTTATAACTTTGATTTATAAAATAACAAAAGAAAATATTTCATGAATTATATGTTAAGGGATATGATACGAAAGAGTCTAAATTCAGAATTCGATACGATCTACGAGATTATTAACGATGCATCTACAGCTTACAAGGGTAAGATACCTGAAGACCGGTGGAAAGAGCCTTATATGGATGAACACGAGTTGCGGGAACAAATTGCTGATGGGGTTGAATTTTGGTGCTATCACCAAGATAACACTATACTTGGTGTAATGGGGATTCAACACAAATCAGATGTGACCCTAATCCGCCATGCATATGTGAGGACGACAGCCAGAAACAATGGAATTGGTGGCAAATTGTTAAAACACCTTTCAGCACTTACCAATAAACCAATCCTAATTGGCACTTGGGCTAATGCCAATTGGGCAATTAATTTCTATGTAAAAAACGGCTTTCGTCAAGTTAGCCATATAGAAAAAGAAGAATTACTGCGGGAATATTGGAATATCCCCTTGCGACAAATGGAGACATCAGTCGTGCTCGTCAGTTCAGATTTTGTTAGTAAGTTAGCGTTCTGAGGCATCTATCTTAAAAGGATCCTGGCGTAAAGTCATTCTACGGTATGCGTCCATCTCACATCATCAAATTTGCCAGTTTCAGCGTAAGATGAAACTGGCTCCGTCGCTCAATGCTAATTCTTAACTGGGTACCTAGAGGCTACTCCTATTGATCCTTGATAACAGGTGCTACTATCATATTTTACCATAAATACGAATCCAGGCTTATCAATTTCCCCTTATCTATTTAAAATACGTTGTAATTTTGCTGTCACTATTGAATCTTGCGTTGCTGGGGTATGGCGATCTCCCAACTCCGATCTGTTACTGTAAACACTAAAAATGGATTTACCCATAAAGAATAAACCTATTAACGGAACAAGAAAATATCTTTTTGGCATAATAATGTATTTTATCTGTTCAAATCTTAAACGAGCATGTGCTTATCTCAAATTGTTTAGTCAAACTTAAAGTATACGAGTTTCTTGTTGAAAAAATAGTGACTAGTTTCGACGATTTGATGACGAAATAAGTTTATCAAAAAATGCAAGAGATCCTTCGATTATGTTGTAACGAGCTAACCTCCAAGACGGTAAATGGGTAGAAAGGCCTTCCAATATTTATCTGTTATCATTCAATAAAATTTATTGTTACTTATCGTATTTTTGATTAAATTAATGTTATATTTATGTTAACTCCCAAAACAACAATAAATTATGGCAAAATCTGCAAACATTCAATCTCCTAAAAAAGAATTAAAAAATCAAGTAATTACTCATCTACACAGTGCGATCGAGTATTTGCGTGTTTATTTGAGCGAAAAAGAGTTTCGTAACAGGATAGAAAAAACCGCCAAATTATTGACAGAAGGTATTAAAAATAAGGATTTAAAGAAAAAAAGTGTTAAATCAGCAAAAGAAAAACTTGTAAAAAAAGAACTTCTTGTTGATGAGAGTAAGTCTACTCCTATAAAAGAAAATACTTTTAAAGCATCAGCTAAAAAAACACTAATTAAAGATGCTCAACCAGTTACTAAAACGAACAGCGTAGATAATCAACAGCCTAAAGTCGCTCAAGCAACAGTTACAAATACACTTAGTTCTACCAAACAACTGTCTAAGGTCACGCCTACAAAGGCAACATCACCGGCTCCTAAAACAACTGCAGTTAAATCGTCGGCCACAAGTAGGTTCACCAAAGTTGTGCAAACAGCAGCCAAAAATACACTTAGTTCGGCCGAACAACAACCGAAGGTCACGCCTACAAAGGCAACATCACCGGCTCCTAAAACAACTGCAGTTAAATCGTCGGCCACAAGCAGGTTCACCAAAGTTGTGCAAACAGCAGCCAAAAATACCCCTAGTTCAACCAAACAACAGCCTAAGGTCACGCCTACAAAAGCAACATCACCGGCTCCTAAAACAACTGCAGTTAAATCACCAGCCAAAAGCAGGGCCACCAAAGTTGTGCAAATAGCTGCCAAAAATACCCCTAGTTCAACCAAACAACAGCCTAAGCCCGCACCAACAAAAACAATATCATCGGCTCCTAAAACAACTGCAGTTAAATCGTCGGCCAAAAGCGGGATCACCAAAGTTGTGCAAACAGCAGCCAAAAATACCGAAGATACTAAAGCAACATAATTAACCTCTTATTTCCAGTGATATTCAAATAGGTCCGATCTGTATTACTTCTTAAAATCAAATTTTGGGTGATATAAACCCTTGGTGAAAAGGACTACTTCATTAAATAGATTTTTCAATTCGGCTGTATTTTTTTCCAACGATTTTATATCCAAAGTCAAAATAACATTCACTTTATTTTTTTACAAATTCTCTGATGTATTGGATTGAAAAGGGCTGCTTTTCGTTATAATAAATGGCTATATCAATATCGGAGTTTTCATTTGCTCTTCCTGTCGCATGTGATCCCCCCAATGCAATCGCCTCAATGTGTTCTATCGTGCGTAGATCTGCAACAAGACGTTCAATAAAATGTCTCTTCCTATCTGTTAAACTTATGATATCTTTTACTATGTACTTCATCTAATTCATTATTTTTTTAATCTCTCAAATGTGAATGTAAACAGTACGCTACCAGACAATAAAGGTATATACTTTATTCTAATATAACTTTTACGCCATCACTGAATAAAATATATACCTTAATCTAAAATTCACTTGCTGCTATTTTCTAAATAGCGCCTTTTTGAGCGCTAGCGCGCCCTGTTCTGTTGAAAGCTTCACTGCTTCGATATGATCCAAGGGATTCAATAATCCATAGTCATGAATAAACCCATTATAAGTTTGAATAGTGGTTGTGACACCTGCTTCATCTAATTTTCTAGCATAGGCTAATCCCTCGTCAAACAGGATATCATTTTCCGCTAGCTGCACCAATGCCGACGGAACCTAATATTGTTTGCATATTATTTTGTTTTACCTATAGACACAAAGTTCTGAAGAACTGTAATAATCAGTGTAACTCAATTAGGGAAATTTGTAACAGAATCTCTGCTATTTATAAGTACCTAAGGCATAATCCTAAAAATAGGATAAAGAAGGTGTGACTTTTCATAGTAGTTCGAATGTCTGTATACCCAATCTATCTGGGCTTTTCCGTCAGCAGCAAATTTTGAATTGCTTGCTTTCTCTTTATCAAATGCAGATTTTAGATCTTTATCTTCTTTTAAAAGTTTCGCAGCAGTATCTTCAAAAACATAGGCCGAATAGTATTCTTTTTGGCCCAGAATAGCATCAAAGAAATTCCAGTTGAAATAGGAATCAATCGCTTCTGGTTCGAGTGTTTCCAAGAGAAACTTTACTCC
The window above is part of the Sphingobacterium sp. ML3W genome. Proteins encoded here:
- a CDS encoding GNAT family N-acetyltransferase — protein: MIRKSLNSEFDTIYEIINDASTAYKGKIPEDRWKEPYMDEHELREQIADGVEFWCYHQDNTILGVMGIQHKSDVTLIRHAYVRTTARNNGIGGKLLKHLSALTNKPILIGTWANANWAINFYVKNGFRQVSHIEKEELLREYWNIPLRQMETSVVLVSSDFVSKLAF
- a CDS encoding DUF4240 domain-containing protein, which translates into the protein MENIETSKWFWAIVEKAALSREKLKEILISFSKEEIIRFQEEFVDASIELQCEPFTDYMEESEDGREDIANWVVSNGENFYFEILDKPEKIPHNVSDFTEQILYGIADAVCLEKYGESTGIY
- a CDS encoding Crp/Fnr family transcriptional regulator; this encodes MEESLKQLFKEKIYSYHKISQVSFENLLKIATVVNLERNQVLVQQGSIGREFCFLHTGYLRAYISDEKGQIYNKNIAVGGDFVASTVSCILNRPSKFTLQAITHCSLLSLSYKKFRELLFQTDDLKSFYINYLEKNWVIDKEEREVSIVMEEAQIRYEKFLKCHSIIENYVPLRDIASHLGITPTQLSRIRKQLK
- a CDS encoding AraC family transcriptional regulator: MMKRENIDQLVKVEHHKEVNCPLKDNQFSFFQIIYVICGKGFLKINNNTASYSEGSLILLTPNDQHYLEIVEKTELLLIKFSERYVKDYKWNSINSMECLLYGASYLSGCILQNKPDVILVDSIVSSLLHNINHPDLFHEELTLHYVNAIIVIAARNISKMRVEHVASNTDKRALDIINYIQGNIHDPALLKVSSIAQKFGFSESYLGSYFKKQCGETIQHYILNYKMRLIEHRLLFSDMRVNEIVSEFGFSDESHLNKFFKKRHIMSLTEFRKTKGQTELEA
- a CDS encoding alpha/beta hydrolase fold domain-containing protein — its product is MVQLAENDILFDEGLAYARKLDEAGVTTTIQTYNGFIHDYGLLNPLDHIEAVKLSTEQGALALKKALFRK
- a CDS encoding IS3 family transposase (programmed frameshift); translation: MSRERKVYTKEFKLMSVELSNTRSDLSALARELDISPALLYRWRKEHSVKQGSSFSGNGKVILSESEQELARLRKELRETQMERDILKKAGKHLLQERHQIFRFIRDNREIFSVEKMCQVFKVSRAGYYNFLKGIPSNRSIENQQITMEIQDAFIRSKNTYGSPRITRELHKKNIKISRVRVAKLMRKAGLRSIVKKKFKVTTDSTHKFSVPENILDRDFKPGTLGAVWVSDITYIKTQQGWLYLTTVIDLGDRKVIGWALSETMNAVDTVISAFKMAQKARPITQKLIFHSDRGVQYACHEFSSMVEKNPLIIRSMSRKGNCWDNAVAESFFKTLKAECIYQHKFAHRKQAALIVFEYIETWYNRKRQHSALGYLSPEEFTRKINKQNIAA
- a CDS encoding nucleotidyltransferase domain-containing protein is translated as MKYIVKDIISLTDRKRHFIERLVADLRTIEHIEAIALGGSHATGRANENSDIDIAIYYNEKQPFSIQYIREFVKK
- a CDS encoding MFS transporter, whose product is MKNSIYVLALGAFGIITTEFGIVGILPTISRQFQVSIDTAGWLLSTFAITVAVSSPFITSFTTKINRKLLLCLVMSIFVFSNLISAFSSNFSILMVARILPAILHPLFWNISIAIAFKNSGAKGVSTVMLGLSLATVLGIPLTTYAVDLFHNWQASFFLSSAISLIAFIGLLLFIPSIPADNSKSTQNQISVLKSPQLWLNLISTICTLAAMFSSYTYLTAYLEQITKMDGAQISIMLLLFGGMGTLGNWLMGLALNRNVLLTARLFLASLITVQVLAYYLGGIFTPMVVIVSLWGMIHTGGFLVSNIRTTQSVPHHALEFVNSLLTSSFNIGISLGAFLGGVISAYYGVHYVLWVSILLLAVTFAMSFVSFPKENTKSEGTMHTKLAPSVCE